Part of the Mangifera indica cultivar Alphonso chromosome 4, CATAS_Mindica_2.1, whole genome shotgun sequence genome, TTAATCTCCTTCTAATATGTCTTTTTCCTGTCTCTTTGGATTCTTATGCTGatggataaatttattttcttgatcATCTCCTCAGACTGGAGGATACAGTGAAGACATGATCCCAACGGTGAGTTAATTTACGGAAGAACGATCTTTTGTCCTTTCATTTAACTGTTGAAAGACACTCCGCTTGCCAACTTATGTGCTTTTTGGCAAGTTTCTGTTTTAGTTAGTCTATTTCTATGGACATTTTGTTTTATGGATCTTTCCTCTTCAGGTAGGATTTAATATGAGGAAAGTGACTAAGGGAAATGTAACAATAAAGTTGTGGGATTTAGGAGGTCAACCAAGGTTTCGCAGTATGTGGGAGCGATACTGTCGCGCTGTTTCAGCTATTGTGTATGTCCTTAAGCTTATATTTTCTGTCCATCTATATACTAGCAATCTTTCCATCATTTTTagttctttcaaaattttataaaaataacctTTCCATTCATATGatttatctttcaataaaactatgtgtacccactttgggtacacaaatatatacacatttatatgtgtcatcatgtgattggatgattttgaattaagaataaaacaataaccaatcatataatgacacatatgagtgtgtatacatttgtgtatccaaagtgggtacacatagtattgctctttatcttttgtttgtttatttcatTGCATATGTATTCTTCTGAATTTGTTGATCACTTTTCTAATCCATATTGTTTGTGTAAAGAagattataaaattcattattttcaaaaccATGTGAATTTACTACTCTTTTGGAGATTGTTTCTTCAAGATTTCTCTACTAATTTACCTTATCAACAGTTGGAGGTTCTCTCCCATAACAATTTGAAgcccctttttttatttatgagatcttgataaaaaattgagaaCCAAAAATTCTGTCGTTAACATTTTGCTGGTGCAAATCTACAGCAATCATTCAGCATGAACCTGCTTGACTGTGATACTTTAATGCCTGTTTTTCGACTTTTAGTTAAAATCACTGACAGTTGACGTtaggtttgtttatttttattttttaataaattcttgGAATTATTATCCTGTATGGgatattacttatattttttcagtttgtgCTTCTTGTTTTCAATTGCTCTGTCTTCTTGTAAACATGCTGGAAAATTCTTTCTACAGAGTGTCTTCTCATTATATGCTCATCTTCGATTATCTTCTCTCATGATCTTTTGATTTTCTCTTGATCAGTTTGGGCATTAAGCCTGTTACACTGGAAAAATGCTTTAGTCAGATATTCTAACCAATCGGACTTTAACACTGTCAAAATTTCAGTTATgatactttgtttttttttttacccagAGCATAGACTATTCATCATTCTTATTCGtccatattatttcaatttcttttagtttctttcatTCTTAATGTGAACTATGTCTTCCTAATTTTTCCTCTTGAAACTTCTACTTAATTAAGCCAATATATTTAGTTTCAGTTTTGGATGAAACTTCCTTCACAAACTTTTTTATTCATAaccttgtttgaaaaaaaataaaacaatagttGGAAATAGTGGAAATTCTATGCATATCCTAACTTGCGTTTTCTTTATCTATCTTGGAAAATTGCAATActcatttagtttttcaatttttaagttCCACTCCTTCAGGTCAAGTTCAGCCACATtggttttatattaattgtacTATACTATcattgtcttttttctttttccttgggGACTGAAAAAAGTGAGAAGGGGATCAGGATGCTGGAAGAGATCTAGTTTCAACCTATTTTAGCCTCATTGTATCTAATGTTCTTTAAGCTGTGGAGTTGCATGATCCCATGTATTTTCTCATTGTTTTCAGTTGACATTCCAATTAACTATCCTTcgttcatatgtatatatagatgTTTTTTTTCCACTGCTTTTCTTACTTTTACTTGCTTAATGTTTCAATAACATTTTACTTACGAGGGTTTTCCAAGTCGTGATTCTTGAAGCTTTCATGATCTAATGTTTGTTTGCAAATAAGATGCTTCTATATTTTTCACTGTACAATTTCTGCCTGACTGTAGGAAGTGATTGTTTATTGGATTAGTAATTTGAATTTGCTTTACAACTTGATTCTTTAGATGTTAATGTCAATGTTGTAATTTGCAGTTATGTCATCGATGCTGCTGATTATGAGAACTTGCATGTCTCAAAAAGTGAACTCCATGATTTGTTAAGTAAGCCCTCACTAAATGACATCCCATTACTGGTTCTGGGAAACAAGATTGATAAACCAGAAGCCTTGTCCAAAGAGGATCTGACGGAGCAAATGTAAGTGGGGATTCTAGAAATCAGAAACTTATCTATGTGGTTTGTCAATGTTTTTATCTGCTGGAATAATCAATATcacattatcataaaattgtCTCACAGCCAAAAGCATGGAAAAAGTGGGACATGCACATTTCTGCCCAGTATGTGTTGGCAATAAAATAAGCAAATGGCAACGAGAGGTTGATATTAGAAAATAATGGGgctgaaagaaaaagaaattataaattatatctaGATATAGTGGCTCTTTTGACTTGTTCTTTCAATGTCTGACTGCTATACTTATTAATGAATTGAGCTTAAAATGCAAGTACGATTCTGCAATGCAGGGGACTGAAGTCTATTACTGGTAGAGAAGTTTGCTGCTACATGATTTCGTGTAAGAACTCTTCAAACATTGATTCAGTTATTGATTGGCTGGTAAAgcattcaaaatataaaaattgagtgATCAGCTCCTGTAGCTTTGAGCTTGTGTTGGCTTCATTTAACCGACTGATCAGAGTAGTGAAAGTGACTTAAGTTGTTTGCCTAATCAAAGGTTTATTAATGTGTGAGCGTTGTCTTAATTTTTGTCTAGTCGGCTTCAttcatatatttcattatttggGTTGGCATTAGAAATTGGGAAACAGTATAGATGTTGGTGTGAATTGCGTTGTAAACTTGCTATTTGAGCTGCGTTTTCAATGAAATAATGGTTCTAATGCATTTAGTTCTGGAGCAGTATGCCTCAATTTGTATTgttataataaattgttttgGTATTATCTAGCTAGTTATACCTCTAAAGAATGCCCCCTTTTCCACCCCTCCCCTTCCGCTTCATTGAATTGGCTATCTCAATCTAGTGCCTGGAAGCAGGGATTTTGGGGAGGACAAACTAAGGTGTTAGAATTGGGTGTGTTAtccagttaaaaaaaaattagatgaaataaaatacaaggtgttttaaaaacttgaaatatAAATAGACTAAGTTTGTACGTTCTAACCGAGATGAGCAATATCAACCTTTTTCTCCACAAACTTTATGAATGTATCATTGTCAACCCCCATGGCCTCAACAATCTGCAGACACTACTCAGTTGAAAACTGATCTGACTCTTGAGCTTTGGCCTTGCGTGTCTCTAACTTGCTTCTCATAACTTCAGTACACATATCCAAGTAGTTTTCCATTGACTGATCAGACGGCGCGGTTGGTCAAAGAAACGATGAGCCCTTTTCCCCTTGCTGTCACCAACCTGTGGATCTGTTTCACCATCATCCTCACAGAGATTAACATGCACATCAGAATTAATATACTCTTCCCAAGCATCAGTTGTTGCAGGCATTGTTTGAATTTGGATCCCGTTTGAAACCAGTATGATTAATTAAGCCAGTAAATTCACGATGTTTCTTCCACAGGCGATTGAACTTTGACTTAAGTTGTAGGACAGTATATCGCCTATTGGATTCAGCAAATGATTCACCACATATCATATTCCATGTCTTTCTAGAAAATGTCAATGTTTGTAGTTCACCCATTTTGGTATGTTCATGCTATAAACGGATAAAGATGCCCTCGTTCCTTGAGGTCCATTCAGCTTTTTCTTCACCATCATCAACATCATAGAAGGCTATTTTCTTCTAAAATGTTGAAAACATATAAAGAGACATAGAAGATACTGTGAATATCAACTGAAGCATAAGCATTCCACAATGGAGACAAATCCACTAACTGTATATTGGTGTTACACATAtactttcaaatataaaataacatttttcttattaattatcCAATATTTGAGAACAGCCGAGAAGCATGGATTTTAACATAATCTAAATTATCACTGTTGCACATTGGGGCAGGCAAGCTTCTTCCTTAAGAATTCAGGTGTAGTAGATCAACAAATGTGTTTATTTCAGCAAAGCATGTCTACCTCTATCAGTCTATAATGTAGGTCAATCTTGTTCTATGATCTTTGTTCTATGACCTGCAATACTCTAAGTTGGCAACGACATTATTTATCAATCAAGTTAATTCACATTTCAAAgggaaaaacaaatatatttgcAAAATCATCCATACATGCGCGTGCGTGCACACACACAATTTCACTCAGCTTTTGctgcaaataaaattaatcatggAGTTAAAACATTATCTCAAGTAGCAAACGAAAAAAGTGTATACTCAGCTTGGTTTTTCAACAAAAGACCATCAAAACTTCAAAAGAACCAATAAATTCACAGGTTAAATTACACATGGCCataaaaacaaactttaaaCTTTCTTATATTTGGTTATATGGTACAAAATTACTCTAAATTAACAGCAGAAAAAAGGAAAGGCAGGAATTTAGAAATGTTCATGCATGACTAGTTTCACTACTTTTCCAATTCAATTCCAAATCTGCACAAATTTCGCCTCAGCatcaattatcatatattattagtGTCGCATTGGTTAAAAAAAGGCTTTGAGACAATAGATTTAGTTAGCAACAAGCCAAGACATAACTCCTTTATTATCAAATAGATACATAAGAACATCTTGAACTGAAGTAGAGCAAGCAGTAGAAACCGGCTTAAGTCATTGTATTTCAGATGCAACGCTACTTTACTAGCAAAACCAACAGAAACTTTAGATCATCCAAGGATTTCTCATCATAAATTTTCATACTCAGCAATCTTAACAAAAACACTACCCCAAAATGAAGATTACAATGTAACTAGAATTTGCAATGGttcaaaaattaacataaactcTGACCCTGCCGTTTTGCATCAGCTGACATGtgaacacaattttttttcccatcAAAATGCCATTTCAGCAAGAAAGGGGAGTCTAGTTTGTATCAGTGTGATACTATCTCTTCAAAACTAGTACCTTAAGAATATTTCtgaggaaaaacaaaataaccgacatatttttaacaatattatgcACACTCCCAAGAACAGTCTCCAAAATTTCCCTCATTTTCTCTCCCTCCAAACAGCCAGACTTAgaccaaactttaaaaactaggTAAGTAAAAAATTGACAGCCTTCACAAACTACCAAAAAACAGGCTAACCCAGTCAACGTATCACTCCAgtatcaatcaaacaaaaaactTCACCCACCAACCAAAAATACagtaaaaaaaaactcaaaatacaGAAATTACATAATTTGTAGTTCCACTTTGTTTCTTTTCTATAACCatccaaaattttgattatcacAACAAAAAGGTTTTGAGCTTCCGGGCAACTCAGCAGCACTAACATAACCGTCGGGTAACATCATGTTGTAGTCCCTTATGATGATCAAGCGCATAagcaagaaaccaaaaaataaaaaatatatattttaatcgaAAATTTACCTGAGCTAAGGAAGAAGACAGATGAAAATGCTGCTTTTTGATATAAAAGTAAAACGCAGGAAACGGAATGGTTTTGTTTTATCCAAAATCAGGGAAACAAGAAAAACGTTTTCCATAATAATTTTCtgaaagtaattttaaaaatgaaaaagatgcaattttatgttgtatttattatttttaaggttCATCTTTTAAACATCCAATCTTGAAACACATGGTTGAATTTTTGGaatcaattttcttctttcatggcattttttcaaatttaatccaAACAATCAAACGATTTGTGAaaaattagagttaaatttatattttttgaaaataaaaaaacttaacacattcatgttaaataaatagtgatgttttcttttttcttttaatctaaaaattcaaattatttttctaattaattcgttttgatcatttttattttatttcaaaaaaaaagtagtcctattttctcttttcaaaaagataattgagtaaaataattaatagttCATTGGGTGtgcatttgaataaaattaatataaataatattttggatgcaattatatataaataataatatttattatataattaaataattaataattaaaaataaaataatatataatttcgtaataataataatgtattatttat contains:
- the LOC123212761 gene encoding ADP-ribosylation factor-like protein 8a, translated to MGLWEAFLNWLRSLFFKQEMELSLIGLQNAGKTSLVNVIATGGYSEDMIPTVGFNMRKVTKGNVTIKLWDLGGQPRFRSMWERYCRAVSAIVYVIDAADYENLHVSKSELHDLLSKPSLNDIPLLVLGNKIDKPEALSKEDLTEQMGLKSITGREVCCYMISCKNSSNIDSVIDWLVKHSKYKN